A single genomic interval of Porphyromonas sp. oral taxon 275 harbors:
- a CDS encoding 3'-5' exonuclease, translating to MKLQLQRPAVVFDLETTGVQITRDRIVEISILKVHPDGEEETKTRRINPGMPIPAAATAVHGITDEDVADQPTFAQVARSLYEWIDGCDIIGFNSNRFDVPMLVEEFLRAGIAVDFSDRRFVDVQTIYHKLERRTLEAAYKFYCGKELTNAHAADADTQATYEVLQAQLDHYPDELQNDIAALAEFSSYGRTVDFAGMLAYDEQDEIIINFGKYRGQRLQEVLLRDPGYYGWVQGAQFPLETKAWFTRVYQSLIAK from the coding sequence ATGAAACTACAGCTCCAACGCCCTGCCGTAGTCTTCGACCTAGAGACTACGGGGGTGCAGATCACGCGTGACCGCATCGTCGAGATCTCCATACTCAAGGTACATCCCGACGGCGAGGAGGAGACCAAGACACGCCGCATCAACCCCGGCATGCCCATCCCCGCCGCCGCGACGGCGGTGCATGGCATTACCGATGAGGATGTGGCCGACCAGCCGACCTTCGCCCAGGTAGCCCGTAGCCTCTACGAGTGGATCGACGGATGTGACATCATTGGCTTCAATTCCAATCGCTTCGACGTACCCATGCTCGTGGAGGAGTTCCTTCGGGCAGGGATCGCGGTAGACTTCAGCGACCGTCGCTTCGTGGACGTGCAGACCATCTACCACAAGCTGGAGCGTCGCACCCTCGAGGCTGCCTACAAGTTCTACTGCGGCAAGGAGCTAACCAACGCCCATGCTGCGGATGCTGACACCCAGGCTACCTACGAGGTGCTGCAGGCACAGCTGGATCACTACCCCGACGAGCTGCAGAATGACATCGCAGCCCTAGCGGAGTTCTCCAGCTATGGGCGCACCGTGGACTTCGCTGGGATGCTAGCCTACGACGAGCAGGACGAGATCATCATCAACTTCGGCAAGTACCGCGGGCAGCGGCTGCAGGAGGTGCTACTCCGTGACCCAGGCTACTACGGCTGGGTACAGGGCGCACAGTTCCCCCTCGAGACCAAGGCTTGGTTCACCCGCGTCTATCAGAGCCTCATCGCGAAATAA
- the coaBC gene encoding bifunctional phosphopantothenoylcysteine decarboxylase/phosphopantothenate--cysteine ligase CoaBC has translation MGVLQGKHIVLGISGSIAAYKAASLTRLLVKAGAEVQIVITPAGKEFITPITLSALSSRPVISEFFSGRDGTWNSHVDIGLWADAMVIAPATAATIGKMAHGVADNMLITTYLSMKAPVFVAPAMDLDMAAHPSTLDNLELLAQRGNYIIESQSGELASHLVGKGRMEEPEVIVSILEDYFTESLDFEGRRVLITAGPTHEAIDPVRFIGNHSSGRMGIALADEFARRGAEVSLVLGPSSLKPSERVELISVTTAEEMLAACQERIGTAHLAIFAAAVADYRPRYSSATKIKREGEDCLELELVQNPDIAATLGAAKEPWQYFMGFALESDAGVEEAKRKMQRKHLDAIVLNSLQDAGAGFAHPTNKVTLFDREGAIEAYELKTKEAVAHDIADFVAKRLDA, from the coding sequence ATGGGCGTACTACAGGGCAAGCACATCGTACTGGGCATCTCGGGGAGCATCGCGGCCTACAAGGCTGCCTCTCTGACACGCCTGCTCGTCAAGGCAGGGGCGGAGGTGCAGATCGTCATCACCCCCGCAGGGAAGGAGTTCATCACCCCGATCACCCTCTCGGCACTAAGCTCGCGGCCCGTCATCAGCGAGTTCTTCAGCGGTCGAGACGGTACCTGGAATAGCCACGTAGATATCGGTCTTTGGGCCGACGCTATGGTCATAGCGCCCGCCACAGCCGCCACCATCGGGAAGATGGCCCACGGCGTAGCGGACAACATGCTCATCACGACCTACCTCTCGATGAAGGCGCCCGTCTTCGTCGCCCCCGCTATGGACCTCGACATGGCGGCCCATCCCTCCACCCTCGACAACCTCGAGCTGCTCGCCCAGCGAGGGAACTACATCATCGAGTCTCAGTCGGGCGAGCTCGCCAGCCACCTCGTAGGTAAGGGACGCATGGAGGAGCCCGAGGTCATCGTCTCCATCCTAGAGGACTACTTCACCGAGAGCCTCGACTTCGAGGGGCGTCGCGTACTGATCACAGCAGGCCCCACCCATGAGGCCATTGATCCAGTGCGCTTCATCGGGAACCACTCCTCGGGGCGCATGGGCATAGCTCTGGCGGATGAGTTCGCTCGCCGCGGAGCTGAGGTCAGCCTTGTCCTTGGACCCAGCAGCCTCAAGCCCAGCGAGCGCGTGGAGCTCATCTCCGTGACGACGGCCGAGGAGATGCTGGCAGCCTGTCAGGAGCGTATCGGGACGGCACACCTAGCGATCTTCGCTGCCGCCGTAGCCGACTACCGCCCCCGCTACAGCTCCGCGACCAAGATCAAGCGTGAGGGGGAGGACTGCCTCGAGCTGGAGCTCGTACAGAATCCCGACATCGCCGCGACTCTCGGCGCTGCTAAGGAGCCGTGGCAGTACTTCATGGGCTTCGCCCTCGAGAGTGACGCGGGTGTCGAGGAGGCCAAGCGGAAGATGCAGCGCAAGCACTTAGATGCCATCGTCCTCAACAGCCTGCAGGACGCTGGTGCGGGCTTTGCCCATCCAACCAACAAGGTTACGCTCTTCGACCGCGAAGGGGCTATCGAGGCCTACGAACTAAAGACCAAGGAGGCCGTCGCCCACGACATCGCAGACTTCGTCGCCAAGCGTCTCGACGCCTAG
- a CDS encoding cation diffusion facilitator family transporter encodes MERNASRLAPRTEKILRVTLLGSLSNALLVVLKLTVGLLGHSSAMIAEAINSLSDFATDLIALIFIRISGKPQDEDHHYGHGKFETLATLVMAGVMLGVGGSLLYRSLSTTLQLLLGRLVLPQPSRLTLLIAALSLLIKLVLYLYTQRWAQRLDSSALRTKALDHRGDMLTLCAVLLGITGAIALGPRGLFLEPLAAAIVSLCIIYMGWSSLLPACKELTEVCLSPEVEEEIRSIIYTAEEVQGINQLHTRSLGQCYAIEVDILVSGSMTVHEGHEVTIRLEEQLQARFGQETHISIHVEPA; translated from the coding sequence ATGGAGCGCAATGCTAGCAGGCTAGCTCCACGCACGGAGAAGATCCTCAGGGTCACGCTCCTAGGGAGCCTCTCCAATGCGCTACTCGTCGTCCTCAAGCTCACCGTCGGCCTCCTCGGGCATAGTAGCGCCATGATCGCTGAGGCGATCAACTCACTCTCCGACTTCGCCACCGACCTCATTGCCTTGATCTTCATCCGCATCTCGGGCAAGCCTCAGGATGAAGACCATCACTATGGGCACGGCAAGTTCGAGACGCTCGCCACCCTCGTCATGGCGGGCGTCATGCTCGGCGTCGGGGGCTCCCTCCTCTATCGGAGCCTCAGCACGACGCTCCAGCTGCTGCTAGGCAGGCTCGTTCTCCCCCAGCCGAGTAGGCTTACCCTACTGATTGCAGCCCTCTCCCTCCTTATCAAGCTCGTCCTCTACCTCTATACCCAGCGCTGGGCCCAGCGCCTCGACAGCTCGGCGCTGCGTACCAAGGCCCTCGACCACAGAGGCGACATGCTCACGCTCTGCGCCGTACTGCTGGGGATCACGGGGGCTATTGCGCTCGGGCCTCGGGGGCTCTTCCTCGAGCCGCTCGCAGCGGCCATCGTCAGCCTATGCATCATCTACATGGGCTGGAGCTCCCTACTGCCAGCGTGCAAAGAGCTCACTGAGGTCTGCCTCAGCCCCGAGGTCGAGGAGGAGATCCGCAGCATCATCTACACCGCCGAGGAGGTGCAGGGGATCAACCAGCTCCATACGCGTAGCCTCGGCCAGTGCTATGCCATCGAGGTCGACATTCTCGTCTCGGGGAGCATGACCGTACACGAGGGGCACGAGGTGACCATAAGGCTAGAGGAACAGCTACAGGCACGCTTCGGCCAAGAGACACATATCAGCATCCACGTCGAGCCCGCTTAA
- the hemG gene encoding protoporphyrinogen oxidase → MIDIAIIGAGLTGLTAALQLQQAGYRVQILERAQRIGGVIQSHHEAGFTFEQGPSTGVIGNAELAELLQQFPELKQIADPSAARRLILKTHKGKQSLFPLPSGPKSGLQTPLFSFRDKLRLLTEPFRAAGSNPNEPLAELVRRRLGRDFLRYAVDPFIGGIYAGDPERLITRFALPKLYALEQNYGSFIRGAIAKRKEPKSDRDRLATREVFSVHGGLQQLVSTLGEALGEEALILGAESCQIAPEGDHWIIRYTRDGQLQQLEARQVISTAPAYELPTLLPFLSEAELTPITALRYAPIVQVAWGVEQALPQFHTFGGLFPSSEDNKVLGILNPGACFPDRVPHAGASMLSIFLGGMRAPEVIDYSDEEIRQLVTERLERILGVTTPPRVFHIFRHRYAIPQYEAGSQERLEQIQRLEAQYPGLHLAGAIRDGIGMADRVKQATLITDSIIGSSHGAQC, encoded by the coding sequence ATGATCGATATAGCCATCATCGGCGCAGGGCTCACGGGCCTCACCGCAGCCCTCCAGCTACAGCAAGCGGGATACAGGGTACAGATCCTAGAGCGCGCCCAGCGCATCGGCGGCGTGATCCAGAGCCACCATGAGGCAGGCTTCACCTTCGAGCAGGGACCGAGTACGGGCGTCATTGGGAACGCCGAGCTCGCCGAGCTCCTCCAGCAGTTCCCCGAGCTCAAGCAGATCGCCGACCCCAGCGCCGCGCGTCGCCTCATCCTCAAGACACACAAGGGCAAGCAAAGCCTCTTCCCCCTCCCCTCAGGGCCCAAGTCTGGGCTACAGACCCCGCTTTTCTCCTTCCGAGATAAGCTGCGCCTGCTCACAGAGCCCTTCCGCGCGGCCGGCAGCAATCCCAACGAGCCTCTGGCCGAACTGGTGCGCCGTCGCCTCGGCAGGGACTTCCTGCGCTACGCCGTAGATCCCTTCATCGGCGGGATCTATGCGGGCGACCCCGAGCGCCTCATCACCCGCTTCGCCCTGCCGAAGCTCTACGCGCTGGAGCAAAACTACGGCTCCTTCATCCGCGGAGCCATCGCTAAGCGCAAGGAGCCTAAGAGCGACCGTGATCGGCTCGCGACCAGGGAGGTCTTCTCCGTCCATGGCGGCCTGCAGCAGCTAGTCTCGACGCTCGGCGAAGCACTCGGAGAGGAAGCCCTCATCCTCGGGGCGGAGAGCTGCCAGATAGCTCCCGAGGGCGACCACTGGATCATCCGCTACACCCGTGACGGGCAGCTACAGCAGCTAGAGGCACGCCAAGTCATCTCGACCGCCCCAGCCTACGAGCTGCCGACGCTACTCCCCTTCCTCTCTGAGGCCGAGCTCACCCCCATCACCGCACTACGCTACGCCCCTATCGTACAGGTTGCCTGGGGCGTGGAGCAAGCCTTACCTCAATTCCATACCTTCGGAGGACTCTTCCCCTCCTCGGAGGATAATAAGGTCCTCGGCATACTCAATCCAGGCGCCTGCTTCCCCGATCGCGTGCCCCACGCAGGGGCCTCGATGCTCTCCATCTTCTTAGGCGGCATGCGTGCTCCCGAGGTGATCGACTATAGCGACGAGGAGATCAGGCAGCTGGTCACGGAGCGTCTCGAGCGCATCCTAGGGGTCACCACTCCGCCCCGAGTCTTCCATATCTTCCGCCACCGCTACGCCATACCTCAGTACGAGGCGGGCAGTCAGGAGCGCCTCGAGCAGATCCAGCGTCTCGAGGCACAGTACCCTGGGCTCCACCTCGCTGGGGCTATCCGAGACGGCATAGGCATGGCAGATCGCGTCAAGCAGGCCACCCTCATCACAGACTCGATCATAGGCTCGAGCCATGGAGCGCAATGCTAG
- a CDS encoding aldose epimerase family protein yields the protein MSNKAQLDPKAFQGVVDGKEVRLYSLTNKQGAEAHFINQGAKLVSLIVPSRSGWTDVVIGHDSLQEYLDSEEAYFGAICGRYANRVAKGSFSLDGESYQLPINNGPNTLHGGLKGFNAVIWDAEQTATNRIAFRYVAADGEEGYPGELHVEVVYTLTEEHELTIEYRATTSKPTILNLTNHSYFNLSGDGDASVHDHSLQIDAKEYLPTDETAIPYGAPAAVEGTPMDFREPHLVGERIDTAWDQLVWARGYDHTYILDKPLGKLGRAARCSSPKTGIVMEVYTDQPGVQLYTGNWMSGNMRGKHGHRYPARAALCLETQHYPDSPNRPEYPSTRLDPGQEFRSTTAFRFTVEG from the coding sequence ATGAGCAACAAAGCACAACTCGACCCTAAGGCCTTCCAAGGGGTCGTCGACGGCAAGGAGGTACGCCTCTACAGCCTCACCAATAAGCAAGGCGCCGAAGCACACTTCATCAACCAAGGCGCCAAGCTCGTCTCCCTCATCGTCCCTAGCCGCTCGGGCTGGACGGATGTCGTCATCGGACACGACAGCCTCCAGGAGTATCTCGATAGCGAAGAAGCCTACTTCGGTGCCATCTGTGGCCGCTATGCCAATCGCGTAGCCAAGGGCAGCTTCAGCCTCGACGGGGAGAGCTACCAGCTCCCGATCAATAACGGCCCGAACACACTGCACGGCGGCCTCAAGGGCTTCAACGCCGTCATCTGGGACGCCGAACAGACTGCGACGAATAGGATCGCCTTCCGCTACGTCGCTGCCGACGGCGAGGAGGGCTACCCTGGCGAGCTCCACGTAGAGGTCGTCTATACCCTTACGGAGGAGCACGAGCTGACGATCGAGTACCGCGCTACCACGAGCAAGCCCACCATCCTCAATCTGACGAATCACTCCTACTTCAATCTCTCTGGCGACGGGGATGCCTCTGTGCATGACCACAGCCTGCAGATAGACGCCAAGGAATACCTCCCCACCGACGAGACAGCTATCCCCTACGGAGCCCCCGCGGCAGTAGAGGGCACGCCCATGGACTTCCGTGAGCCTCATCTCGTGGGCGAGCGCATCGACACTGCCTGGGACCAGCTCGTCTGGGCACGCGGCTACGACCACACCTACATCCTCGACAAGCCCCTGGGCAAGCTGGGTCGCGCCGCACGCTGCTCCTCGCCCAAGACAGGCATCGTCATGGAGGTCTACACCGACCAGCCTGGTGTGCAGCTCTACACGGGCAACTGGATGAGCGGCAATATGCGTGGCAAGCACGGACACCGCTACCCTGCGCGTGCCGCTCTCTGCCTGGAGACGCAGCACTACCCCGATAGCCCCAATCGTCCCGAATACCCCTCGACGCGCCTCGACCCAGGGCAGGAGTTCCGCTCCACGACGGCCTTCCGCTTCACCGTAGAAGGCTAA
- a CDS encoding MFS transporter yields MTQQKQTQSYLVPFVIMVVLMALVGLITNLNGQFQAPMQAAFLQKSGSLTNALTTFITFAFFSGYLAMGIPSAKSIEKKGYKTTLIRGLFGLIVAFGLYELSAYTFEAVDLAKFQAVQDDPNAVIIPVAYYIFLFAGFVAGSAMTFLQAVLNPYIVACDVKGTTGVTRQSIAGTANSTMATIAPLLVASVIFAGKSGLDIALSSLYIPFLILIVLVGGLIVALMKIHLPSIASAEKKEGEVLEKSVWSFSHLALGVVAIFMYVGVEVAVGNNINLYGQSLGFQPKDAALLATIYWGLMLVGRLCGSFLSSISASKQLTITASGAGLLVLGGMLLDNPYLLVGAGLFHSVMWGAIFSLAIDKLGKYTSAGSGALMMGIVGGAILPFAQGILADSLGGWQWTWIIVVVAEAYLLFYALSGHKVKQLP; encoded by the coding sequence ATGACACAACAGAAACAGACGCAGAGCTACCTCGTGCCCTTCGTCATCATGGTAGTGCTGATGGCCCTCGTGGGACTGATCACGAACCTAAACGGGCAGTTCCAGGCACCTATGCAGGCCGCCTTCCTGCAGAAATCAGGCTCACTGACCAATGCGCTCACGACGTTCATCACCTTCGCCTTCTTCAGTGGCTACCTAGCGATGGGTATCCCCAGTGCTAAGAGCATCGAGAAGAAGGGTTACAAGACGACGCTCATCAGAGGGCTGTTCGGGCTGATCGTAGCCTTTGGCCTGTATGAGCTCTCAGCCTATACATTCGAGGCCGTAGACCTGGCAAAGTTCCAGGCTGTTCAGGACGATCCCAATGCAGTGATCATACCGGTAGCCTACTACATCTTCCTCTTTGCAGGCTTCGTCGCAGGCTCGGCTATGACCTTCCTGCAGGCAGTGCTCAATCCCTACATCGTCGCTTGTGACGTGAAGGGTACGACGGGGGTCACGCGTCAGTCGATCGCAGGTACGGCTAACTCTACGATGGCTACGATCGCTCCGCTACTTGTGGCTTCGGTGATCTTCGCCGGCAAGAGTGGTCTGGACATCGCTCTTAGCTCGCTCTACATCCCCTTCCTCATACTCATCGTCCTGGTCGGTGGCCTCATCGTCGCTCTGATGAAGATACACCTTCCCTCGATCGCTAGCGCAGAGAAGAAGGAAGGCGAAGTCCTCGAGAAGAGCGTCTGGAGCTTCAGCCACCTCGCCCTCGGCGTCGTCGCCATCTTCATGTACGTAGGGGTAGAGGTCGCTGTCGGGAACAACATCAACCTCTATGGACAGAGCCTCGGCTTCCAGCCCAAGGACGCTGCCCTACTGGCTACGATCTACTGGGGCCTGATGCTCGTCGGTCGTCTCTGTGGTAGCTTCCTCAGCAGCATCAGCGCCAGCAAGCAGCTCACCATCACGGCTAGCGGCGCTGGCCTCCTCGTCCTGGGAGGTATGCTCCTAGACAATCCCTACCTCCTCGTCGGTGCTGGGCTCTTCCACTCCGTCATGTGGGGAGCGATCTTCTCACTGGCTATTGACAAGCTGGGTAAGTACACCTCGGCTGGCTCTGGTGCGCTGATGATGGGTATCGTCGGTGGTGCTATCCTACCTTTCGCACAGGGTATTCTCGCCGATAGCCTCGGTGGCTGGCAGTGGACCTGGATCATCGTCGTGGTGGCAGAGGCCTATCTCCTCTTCTACGCGCTGAGTGGTCACAAGGTCAAGCAGCTCCCCTAA
- the recN gene encoding DNA repair protein RecN, whose amino-acid sequence MLTRLSIKNFVLIEELVIEFSPRFSVITGETGAGKSIILGAIGLLMGQRADSSTLLTGAERCVIEAHFSQLDAAASAMLEEEDIEADEEECIIRREITAKGKSRAFVNDTPASLSLLKRLSEYLIDIHSQHKNLLLGDAQFQLSVLDLYGGSGALLHDYQRQYHAYKALAKQLEETQTRAESLRKEQDYLQFLYDQLEEADIEAEELEGLEEEEKQLAHAQEIQSMLQQAVSALEDDESGAIQALAYALKSVESIRSYHGSAEEWCERLQSLRIEAQDLAATLSDEGESITFSPKRLARIQERIDLIRGLLHKHNVEDCSELLEIKDQLSDQLTQITSSDEELNQLREALATAGEALMSKALELRELRITAARAIEGALLGSLRELGMPYVRFLIELQQLDSPGAMGIDQVTFLFSANKDIAPEPVADIASGGEISRLMLALKALIADRRSLPTIIFDEIDTGVSGETAERIATILRRMGQSMQVMAVTHLPQIAAAGVDHFYIYKEHGSDSTRSHIRHLSEEERVDEIARMQSGSQLSQVSRAAARALLDSVKD is encoded by the coding sequence ATGCTTACACGACTCAGCATTAAGAATTTCGTCCTTATCGAGGAGCTCGTCATAGAGTTCTCGCCTCGCTTCTCCGTCATCACGGGGGAGACGGGAGCAGGTAAGAGCATCATCCTCGGCGCCATCGGGTTATTGATGGGCCAGCGGGCAGATAGCTCTACCCTACTGACGGGCGCCGAGCGCTGCGTCATCGAGGCACACTTCTCCCAGCTAGATGCTGCTGCCAGTGCCATGCTGGAGGAGGAAGACATCGAGGCTGACGAAGAGGAGTGCATCATCCGCCGCGAGATCACGGCCAAGGGCAAGAGCCGCGCCTTCGTCAACGATACGCCAGCCTCGCTGAGCCTACTGAAGCGCCTCAGTGAGTACCTCATAGACATACACTCCCAGCACAAGAACCTGCTGCTCGGGGACGCTCAGTTCCAGCTCTCCGTCCTAGATCTCTACGGCGGGAGCGGCGCGCTGCTGCACGACTACCAGCGGCAGTACCATGCCTACAAGGCGCTGGCCAAGCAGCTCGAGGAGACGCAGACCCGCGCGGAGAGCCTACGCAAGGAGCAAGACTACCTACAGTTCCTCTACGACCAGCTCGAGGAGGCAGACATCGAGGCCGAGGAGCTCGAGGGGCTCGAGGAGGAGGAGAAGCAGCTCGCCCACGCCCAGGAGATCCAGAGCATGCTGCAGCAGGCCGTCTCCGCCCTAGAGGACGATGAGTCGGGAGCTATCCAGGCCCTAGCCTACGCCCTCAAGTCCGTCGAGAGCATACGGTCCTACCACGGCTCGGCCGAAGAGTGGTGCGAGCGCCTGCAGAGCCTGCGCATCGAGGCCCAGGACCTAGCGGCGACGCTGAGTGACGAGGGTGAGAGCATCACCTTCAGCCCCAAGCGCCTGGCACGCATCCAGGAGCGCATCGACCTCATCCGTGGACTGCTGCACAAGCACAATGTGGAGGACTGCAGCGAGCTCCTAGAGATCAAGGACCAGCTGTCCGATCAGCTCACCCAGATCACCAGCTCAGACGAGGAGCTCAATCAGCTCAGAGAAGCACTCGCCACGGCAGGTGAGGCACTCATGAGCAAGGCACTCGAGCTACGCGAGCTGCGCATCACTGCGGCCCGAGCTATTGAGGGCGCCCTCCTCGGCTCGCTCCGAGAGCTCGGGATGCCCTATGTCCGCTTCCTCATCGAGCTGCAGCAGCTCGATAGCCCAGGGGCTATGGGCATAGACCAAGTTACCTTCCTCTTCTCCGCCAACAAGGACATAGCCCCCGAGCCCGTTGCTGACATCGCCTCGGGTGGGGAGATCTCGCGCCTCATGCTCGCCCTCAAGGCGCTGATCGCTGACCGAAGGAGTCTCCCCACGATCATCTTCGACGAGATCGACACAGGCGTCTCGGGAGAGACTGCCGAGCGTATCGCCACCATCCTACGCCGCATGGGGCAGAGCATGCAGGTCATGGCCGTGACGCACCTACCACAGATCGCGGCCGCGGGCGTAGACCACTTCTACATATATAAGGAGCACGGCTCCGACAGCACACGCAGCCATATCCGCCACCTCTCCGAGGAGGAGCGCGTCGACGAGATCGCTCGTATGCAGAGCGGTAGCCAGCTCAGCCAGGTGAGCCGAGCCGCAGCACGCGCCCTGCTCGACTCTGTCAAGGACTAA